The sequence GCATCCTTTTGCTTCTGTTGTGAGACAGCCATTAATTAACATGACCTGGTGTCATTCTTCCTGTAGGGTCTTCCTGTGTCTTGTAGTGTCTTTCCACAGGACAGCCTGTGTTGTGGAAATGAAAGAAGGAATATTTATGGAAGAATCTGACATCTGTAAGAGCCTCAGGTCAGATGGAACCTTGCATAAAAAGAGAAGAGGCAAAATTTATTGGAAAGGAAGCCAGGTAATAAAACAGCCAATCTGCCTCTTCCCTCTTCAATCACAGGGCCAATGAAATATGAGGTAGCTTTGCTGTCAGCAGCTTGAATGCACATTCACAGATTAGCCTTTTGCACAGTTATAACCCAGGTCTGGTTTTGGAGATGAGCTGAAGCGTAAGCAGGTAAATGCAAAGAGTACCTGTTGGAGCCATCGAGAACAGATATCTGTTTGCACTACTGTGCTGACAGTGCTAGTCTTGCTTATTCATAGCTATACACTGCTTCCAAAAGATGACACTTGAAACTCATCCTGCAGCAGAAGCAGTGCAGCTGGAGCATTCTGCTTACAGTGAAGATGgatgtaaatattatttatccCTGTCCTTGGCCAACTTGAAGAGAGGAATGTCTTGATGATCTGGCTATCACTACAGATGCATATGAATGTGTGAGGTTtatgcccttctgctgcagcaatGGCTCCAGCACAAAGACAGCACCTGCATGGCAGAAGCTGGGGCCAGTGTGCTTAGAGAGTATCCCAGCCTAGCTTCTGAGCTGGCTATTTGGACCTCTGGCATGTGCAGACAGGAGTGTCAGAGTTCAGCTCCTGAGGAAACACATTTATAGTCACAGTACTGCTAACAGATCATGCAAGGAGTCTAAAACACTCATCTGTCACTCCCATTCACTTCTCCAGCACTTCCATTTGACCTGTGATAGCTAGTTTTGCCTTGTGTCAGTGCCACCAACAACCAACACTCAGCCCAAACTCCATAAAGAACATAACAAGATTTGGAGCAACAACCTCTTGCTTGCAGAGCTGATGCTGCAGCTGGATacaggcagggaggggaggtcAGGGGGGAGCACTGATGTTTTTGCCTGGCTGCAATGTGAGTGCCAGAGCCACCAGTTGAATTGGGCAGAGTAACCATAGCAACAATGAGTTTCCGGGACTTGGGGTGACAGGTTGACGGGATTACTCTTCAAAGCACTTGCTCTCTTGGGAGAGAAAACCTAAAGGAAGGGGATGGGAGTTAATTTAGCACGCATACACTGGAGCAGGGGTCAGCAGTGGCAGGTCTCTGCTGGAGGGAAGCCTGCAGCAGCAATAAACAACACCATTTCAAGCACTTTGAGTAGCACTGAAATCACTGTAGGGGGGCAtccaataaagaaaaatgtaggGTGCACACAAAAACTAGCACTGCTCCCTTCCAAAGGACAGCTGCTACAAGAAGTCCTGCATGTCTCAAACCTGAGTCTCTGCTTTGGTGTGAGGGCTTTACCCTGTTCTGCCAATCCTGCTTCCAGCACTGGGTGCCAGATGTGGCTGTAGACCCTGGATCTGGAAATACTGAGTTTTGCCAGACCTGGAAACAATGGGGAAACTGGGTAAGGGGGAGTGGCAGGATGGAGCAAGGCAGTGTGGTGGTGTGTGTAATAGGAAGGGGTGTGAGACTAAATATTTGGATGGTGAGGTGGCTGAGGCACGGCATGGCTGCAGTAGGAGGTGGGCATGTAGAAGGCAAGAGGGCACTGCAATAtgaaacagggaaaagggaggcaCAGCGACAGTGTAGGGGACAAGAGAGAAGGCTGTCATCTCCTAAGGTTCATAGCCTCATTCATGCAAAGCTATCAGTGGGGGCTGAAAttcaattatatttaaaaacacCCCTTACGCACTGCTTTAATTTCCTTGGGCTTTGGTGAGCAATGGGCTGCTCTCCTTTCTGCCCTTCTGGTGAGAGAGATGTATGACAGAGCTGTCTTGGTGTGTTGGTAATTTTGGGCTAATAAAATTTCCCTTTGAGCTATGGTTAACAATTAGACCAATGCTATGGATCCATGCCCAGCACCAGAAAAGCACAAGAGCGATTTAAAGCTGGTTTTGCTGTCTGCTTCTCCTAGTGCTGGATGGGAAGATTGAAACCACACACAGGCAAACATTTCCAATCTTCCCACAGCTGCTGATAGCCAACTATAATTGCTCACGCTGTGTAGAGGCACAGCTACATTCTACCTGCCCATTCTTGTAAATCATTTGCAGAAGTCAGTGTCTACACAAGCTCAGAAAGCTtctttggaggctgcctggcccCAGTGGTTCACAGAGCTGAAGATGGGGGCAGGTCCAGGATCCAGCTGCTGGGAACCTGGGTGGCCACACCTCTACTCCCAAGCAAACAATGCTTAATCCCAAGGAACTTCTTCTACCATGCTTGTTTTCTCCACAATAGGAGAAGGTATATATGTGCCTGGATGGGAGAACTCAAGATGTGTAGTCTGCAGGCCAGAAAGACATAAATGTCACTGTACCTTTCACTGACCTGTAAAAGCAAGTGGTGCAGGCAGACAAGTTTCACAACAGAAATATAAAGGTTGGGAAAGTGGATGTAATAGAAGTGCTGACACAAACTTAATTAAAGCACTGCAGAAAGGATagcttcatgaaaaaaaaataatgtgggAATAGAAGATTGCTGTCATCTTCTGTTAGCTGCTTACAGGTGGCTGCAGGACTGTTTCTATCTTCTTAACTGCAGGTCTTTTACTACTTTTAGCTTGGTCCCTGCTTCCATTTCCCTCGTACTTGagatgctttgcaaaaatatgGGCAACTCCATGAAATCTGAGGCAACCTTGCGCTGGTAACCCAAACCTATGGGAGGCTGAAGGTAATTATTCCAGGGCCTTAGAATGGGAAAATCTCAGTTCATCAACTCTTTGCTCTCACATGATGCTCCTCTTGGTTATCCTCCAGTCCATCCGATTGTGAAACGTGGAAGAATCAACTTAGAAGGGAGCCTGAGTTGAAAGGCTCcatgtaaatgaaaatttaattattatgAAACCACCTCAAAGAGTACATCCTCATTTCACCTGTCCTATTTTGCCTGTACCTCAGCCTGAGAAAGCTGGCAGAATGAAGAGGACTTTTTGGGAGAATACAGCATTCAGGCTTAGGGCCCTGCTGAGTGCAAGGCAGCATGTACTCACAGTAAGCATGCCAGCCAGACCTCCACACATCCTGTATCCAGTGCTGACCTTTCCTGTCATTCCTCCCTCCTTGCCAGAAAAGACCATGTGCTTTCAGCTTCTTGAAAACTGTTCCTGCTTCTGCCCACTGGCACAATACATGGTGGGAGGAGTAAACAACAAAAGGATGTGGCTGGCAGATTTGCAGTTTGGAAGGGTACAGGGAAGAGGGATGCCTTGATTTTGCTTCGCTTGCATTGCCAACAAGCTGAAAAATCCCAACTTTCAGGCTTTAGCCaccattttcacttttttcttgtcttttttttttttttttttttttttttaaggagggCAAGAGGGCAAGCTACTCTTGCCCAGCCTGGACAAGAGGATTGGGGtaaccttatcactctctagaactccctgaaaggagcttgtagccaggtgggggtcagctTCTCCTCCCAGGAAACCAGTGATGGGACATtaggacacagtcttaagctgAAGCTGTGCCAGGTGAAGTTCAGGTTGGACATGAGGAGGTATTTCTTCACAGCAAAGGTGATGGCTGGAATGGCTACCAGGAAGGTGGTGGAGTAACCATACCTGGAGGTAtttaagaaaagactggatgtgaCACTTAGTGTGGCACTAGCCACTATCTAGTTGACAAGAGTTCTAACCTCATTTATTTTGTGGTTCTCCTCACTCAGCTCTCCCAGGGCCTCATTGCCTTAGGGAAGCACTCAGAAGCTTCACCAGCCTCTGCAGGGTGCAACGATTCCGCTGGGCTCAGACTGCCGGAGAccccagcagctggggctgacaGAAGAACTGGTGGGAGCCCTGAgggtgctgccctgccctgtccatTTGCACAGaacccacagcacccacacagGCTCACCAGCTAGGGATGTGACCATTCCCACCCCTGCCCAACACTCTCTGTCCATcggtctgtccatccatccctccatccatccatccatccatccatccatccatccatccatccatccatccctccctccctccctctctccatccatccatccatccatccatccatccatccatccatccatccatccatccctccctccctccctccatccatccatccatccatccatccatccatccctccatccatccatccatccatccatccatccatccatccatccatccatccatccatccctccctccctccctccatccatccatccctccatccatccctccctccatccatccatccatccatccatccatccatccatccatccatccatccatccatccatccctccatccatccatccatccatccatccatccatccatccatccatccctccctccctccctccctccctccatttatccatccctccctccctccctccctccctcccttcctccctctctccatccatccctccctccatccatccatccatccatccatccatccatccatccatccatccctccctccctccctccctccattcatccatccctccctccctccctccctcccttcctccctccctccatccatccatccctccctccatccatccatccatccatccatccatccatccatccatccatccatccatccatccctccatccatccatccatccatccctccctccctccatccatccatccatccatccatccatccatccatccatccatccatccatccatccatccatccatccatccatccctccctccccccgCCGCGTTCCCACGGCCGCAGCTCCCCCGCGGCGGGGGCGTGGCCTCGGCAGCGGCTGGCGGCGATTGGctggggcggcggcggcggcggccaatgggcgcgggcggggcccgCGCGTGGCGGCGctgggcggcgggcggcggcgggcgtgCTCTGCCCGGCTGCGTCCGTGCCCGCCGCCTCCGCATCCCTCCCGccatccctgcatccatcccgccatccctgcatccctcccgccatccctgcctgcctgcctctgcctctgcccGCTGCCTCTGCCCGCCCGCCAGGCGTGGGAACTCCATGGGGGAGACGGGCGCCGGGCGAGGCGCGGGACGCGCTCTGGGCGCGCTCCtcccgcgccccgccgcccgccgcctccccgacggccgcccgcgccccgccgccccgggccccgccgcccccggccccgccgtcGGTGCCGTGAAGCGGGCGCACCCCGAGTACAGCTCGTCGGACAGCGAGGAGCTGGATGAGGCCGTCGAGGTGGAGAAGGAGAGCGCAGACGAGAACGGGTGAGCTCAGGCGGGCTGCGCCGCGCCCCTTACCTCCCCTCCGCCCCGCGGAGCCCCGGCGCCCCGAACCCCCCGCGCTGACCGGCGTCCCGATCTCCCCGCAGGAACCTGAGCTCGGCCGCGGGCTCCATGTCTCCCTCCACCACCTCGCAGATCCTGGCCAGGAAGAGGCGCCGAGGGGTGAGTGCCCGCCGGCCGGCCGCGGCTCCCCGCAGCCCGGCACGGCTCCGCTGACCCCCCTCTCTGCCCTAGATCATCGAGAAGCGCCGCCGCGACCGCATCAACAACAGCCTGTCCGAGCTGAGGAGGCTGGTGCCCAGCGCCTTTGAGAAGCAGGTAGCGCCCAGCGACCCTCCGCGGTGCTCCCCCATCCCTTCCCGGGGGGGAGCGTCGCCCCTCGGAAACGTCTCTGGTTCTGCCTGAAACGTTTCGTGCCTTGCCTTCTCTCCTAGGGATCAGCCAAGCTGGAAAAAGCAGAGATTCTGCAGATGACTGTCGATCACCTGAAAATGCTGCATACAGCAGGAGGGAAAGGTAAAGTTTTGTGTGTGACAgtcagcagccctgcagggaggctGCTGTGAGAGCAGCACATTCCCGAGCATTGGCAATGCCTGCAGAAAGTGAACGGCAGCTCTCTTACATTTCATCAGGAATTAGGGACTTTCTCTACTTTACAAGATTTGTGGCATCACTAGCACTGAAGGGTTTTGCAGTGCTAGCTCATAGGAGAGAGTTGTTCTAGGGGAGAGTGACTACATCTCTAGCAGTGTGTCAGCACTGTGAAGTGAATCAGCTTTTGGCAGCTTGGAAGACAGTTATTATTGATGTCCAATGCTTGTTTCTCCAATTTTCTGAAAGTTCagaactaggaaaaaaatacaggatgAAATAAGTGGTGAAAAGATTTAGCAAAAATGCGAAAGGCACTtctaagaaaaaatactttgccTGCTTAAGTCTCCCCTGATAAGTTAGGACTTGTGTTTCTAATGAATTTCAATGCGTTGTGGTTTAACTTACACAAGGGAGGCAAATAGAAGGAACAAAAATACTTTCCTCCAGTGTCACTGAACAATTCCAGTTTAAAAATGGCAGTTTGTGACTGGTCTTGGGACTTGCAGCATCACAGCACAGATATAAAAGAAAAGCTTGttaaacaaaaaaggaaggaaaaaaaagagcttgGCAGCTAGTCTATGGTTGGGAATACTAACCACATCCAAGTGAAATATGCTTATAGGGGAGGGTGGAGTGGGGAGGCTACTTGCAGACAATAACTAGAAAACAACATCTTAAGACTTCATTCTCTGTTCTTTCCTCTTAGGTTATTTTGATGCTCATGCTTTGGCTATGGACTATCGGAGTCTGGGGTTTCGAGAGTGCCTAGCTGAAGTTGCTCGATACCTGAGTATCATAGAGGGGCTGGATGCCTCTGATCCTCTGCGAGTTCGACTCGTGTCTCATCTCAACAACTACGCCTCTCAACGGGAAGCAGCAAGCAGTGCTCACACTGGCATTGGACACATTCCTTGGGGCAGTGCCTTCGGACATCACCCTCACATACCTCACCCGTTGCTGCTGGCTCAAAATGGGCATGGTAATACCAGCACTACAGCATCTTCCACAGAACCGCATCACCAGACCAGAATTGCCGCCCCACATGCTGAAACTTCCTCACTCAGAGTG comes from Lonchura striata isolate bLonStr1 chromosome 1, bLonStr1.mat, whole genome shotgun sequence and encodes:
- the HEY1 gene encoding hairy/enhancer-of-split related with YRPW motif protein 1 yields the protein MGETGAGRGAGRALGALLPRPAARRLPDGRPRPAAPGPAAPGPAVGAVKRAHPEYSSSDSEELDEAVEVEKESADENGNLSSAAGSMSPSTTSQILARKRRRGIIEKRRRDRINNSLSELRRLVPSAFEKQGSAKLEKAEILQMTVDHLKMLHTAGGKGYFDAHALAMDYRSLGFRECLAEVARYLSIIEGLDASDPLRVRLVSHLNNYASQREAASSAHTGIGHIPWGSAFGHHPHIPHPLLLAQNGHGNTSTTASSTEPHHQTRIAAPHAETSSLRVPPNGSVGPVLPVVTSTTKLSPPLLSSMASLSAFPFSFGSFHLLSPNVLSPSTPTQSAALSKPYRPWGTEIGAF